A window from Citrus sinensis cultivar Valencia sweet orange chromosome 3, DVS_A1.0, whole genome shotgun sequence encodes these proteins:
- the LOC102630444 gene encoding serine/threonine-protein kinase WAG1 — translation MDDETNFPDTDLELSFTSTTTDRTFTSSSARSSLARSSLTLSFNESLLSGCTPHSSTTTTTTTPATSSTSSLHHHRKSDLHWSAIKAATNLSSNGKLHLRHLKLVRHLGTGNLGRVFLCHLRDCTSANFALKVVDKDLLSAKKLSHVQMEAEILSMLDHPFLPTLYAHLEVSHYICFLIDYCPNGDLHSLLPKQPNNRFSLQAVRFFAAEVLVGLEYLHALGIIYRDLKPENILLREDGHIMLSDFDLCFQSDVVPTLVETNVGSATRRRRRKSCNGFGSAKRRQENVMEFVAEPVAAFSRSCVGTHEYLAPELVSGNGHGNGVDWWAFGILIYELMYGSTPFRGGSKESTLRNIASSSRVACHVGNKEEEGTADARDLIDKLLVKDPRERLGCARGATDIKRHPFFDGIKWPLIRHYKTPEVRGLVRRTRSHVSHVTGIGSHKNRRCWWKKLVRFAKRNNKASRNYHNLSLNRSNSNYSQFYYINNKATKCA, via the coding sequence ATGGACGATGAAACTAATTTTCCGGACACTGATCTCGAACTCAGCTTCACATCCACCACTACCGACCGAACCTTCACTTCCTCCAGCGCCCGCTCAAGTCTCGCACGCTCCAGCCTCACACTCAGCTTCAACGAATCCCTTCTCTCCGGCTGCACCCCACAttcttcaacaacaacaacaacaacaaccccTGCTACATCATCCACCTCATCACTCCACCACCATCGTAAATCAGACTTACATTGGTCGGCCATAAAAGCCGCGACGAATCTCTCCTCCAATGGCAAGCTCCACCTCCGCCACCTAAAACTCGTCCGCCACCTCGGCACCGGAAACCTCGGACGCGTCTTCCTTTGCCACCTCAGAGATTGTACCAGCGCCAACTTCGCCCTCAAAGTCGTCGATAAAGATTTGCTCAGCGCCAAGAAACTCTCCCACGTACAAATGGAGGCCGAGATTCTCTCCATGCTTGACCACCCTTTTCTCCCAACTCTCTACGCCCACCTCGAAGTTTCTCATTACATCTGTTTCTTGATTGACTACTGTCCCAATGGAGACCTCCATTCTCTTCTCCCTAAGCAGCCCAATAACCGCTTCTCCCTCCAAGCCGTTCGATTCTTCGCCGCTGAAGTGCTCGTCGGTTTGGAGTATCTCCATGCACTCGGGATTATTTACCGTGATCTGAAACCAGAAAATATCTTGCTCCGTGAAGACGGACATATCATGCTGTCAGATTTCGATTTGTGCTTCCAATCCGACGTCGTTCCCACTTTAGTCGAAACTAACGTGGGGTCCGCTACGAGGAGGAGGAGAAGGAAGAGTTGTAATGGTTTTGGTTCAGCGAAAAGGAGGCAAGAGAATGTGATGGAGTTTGTGGCGGAGCCGGTGGCGGCGTTTTCAAGGTCATGCGTTGGGACGCACGAGTACTTAGCGCCTGAGTTGGTTTCTGGTAACGGCCACGGTAACGGCGTTGACTGGTGGGCGTTTGGGATTCTTATTTACGAGTTGATGTACGGGTCGACGCCGTTTAGAGGAGGGAGCAAAGAGAGCACCCTGCGCAATATAGCGTCGAGCAGCCGGGTGGCGTGCCACGTGGGTAATAAGGAAGAGGAAGGAACAGCGGATGCGAGGGATTTGATCGACAAGTTGTTGGTTAAAGATCCGCGGGAGAGGCTAGGGTGCGCCAGGGGTGCGACGGATATTAAACGGCACCCGTTTTTTGATGGTATCAAATGGCCGTTGATCAGACACTACAAGACCCCGGAGGTGCGCGGGCTCGTTAGGAGAACAAGGTCGCACGTGAGTCACGTGACAGGGATCGGTTCCCATAAGAACAGGCGTTGCTGGTGGAAGAAACTTGTTCGGTTTGCGAAGAGAAATAATAAGGCGTCTAGAAATTACCATAATTTAAGCTTAAATCGAAGTAATAGCAATTACTCTcagttttattatattaataacaagGCTACGAAATGTGcttag
- the LOC102630756 gene encoding leucine-rich repeat receptor-like serine/threonine-protein kinase At1g17230, which yields MARQGISSHTQKLFYFALIFCFSNVSVTSLTEEGVSLLEFKASLIDPSNNLESWNSSDMTPCNWIGVECTDFKVTSVDLHGLNLSGILSPRICDLPRLVEFNISMNFITGSIPTDLANCSSLEILDLCTNRLHGVIPFQLFFINTLRKLYLCENYIFGEIPEEIGNLTSLEELVIYSNNLTSAIPASISKLRQLRVIRAGHNSLSGPIPPEISECESLEVLGLAQNSLEGFLPSELEKLKNLTDLILWQNHLSGEMPPTIGNIRSLELLALHENSFSGGLPKELGKLSRLKKLYIYTNELNGTIPHELGNCTSAVEIDLSENQLTGFIPRELGLIPNLCLLQLFENMLQGSIPRELGQLTQLHKLDLSINNLTGTIPLEFQNLTYLVDLQLFDNHLEGTIPPHIGVNSHLSVLDMSMNNLDGSIPPHLCMYQKLIFLSLGSNRLSGNIPPGLKTCKSLMQLMLGQNQLTGSLPIEFYNLQNLSALELYQNRFSGLIPPEIGKLRNLERLHLSENYFVGYIPSEVGNLEHLVTFNISSNSLSGTIPHELGNCVNLQRLDLSRNQFTGSAPEELGQLVNLELLKLSDNKLTGAIPSSLGGLARLTELQMGGNIFSGSIPVALGQLTALQIALNISHNNLSGVIPYELGNLQMLEDLYLDDNQLTGEIPASMGEQMSLLVCNLSNNNLVGTVPNTTVFRRIDSSNFAGNRGLCMLGSDCHQLMPPSHTPKKNWIKGGSTKEKLVSIISVIVGLISLSFIIGISWAMKCRKPAFVPLEEQKNPEVIDNYYFPKEGFKYHNLLEATGNFSESAVIGRGACGTVYKATLANGEVIAVKKIKLRGEGATADNSFLAEISTLGKIRHRNIVKLFGFCYHQDSNLLLYEYMENGSLGEQLHGNKQTCLLDWDARYRIALGAAEGLCYLHYDCRPHIIHRDIKSNNILLDEEFQAHVGDFGLAKLIDLPYSKSMSAIAGSYGYIAPEYAYTMKVTEKCDIYSFGVVLLELITGKSPVQSLELGGDLVTWVRRSIHEMVPTSELFDKRLDLSAKRTVEEMTLFLKIALFCSSTSPLNRPTMREVIAMMIDARQSVSDYPSSPTSETPLEADASSRDSIAP from the exons ATGGCTAGACAGGGGATTTCATCACATACCCAGAAGCTGTTTTACTTTGCattgatattttgttttagtaaCGTCTCAGTAACATCTTTAACGGAAGAGGGTGTTTCCCTTTTGGAGTTTAAAGCTTCCCTTATCGACCCTAGCAACAATCTTGAGAGCTGGAATTCATCAGACATGACTCCATGCAATTGGATTGGTGTAGAGTGTACCGATTTTAAGGTAACTTCTGTTGATCTCCATGGCCTTAACTTGTCTGGTATTTTATCTCCTCGCATTTGTGATCTTCCTCGATTAGTTGAGTTCAATATTTCCATGAATTTTATCACTGGTTCCATTCCTACAGACCTTGCTAACTGTAGTAGTTTAGAGATTCTTGACCTTTGCACGAATAGGCTTCATGGGGTAATACCATTCCAGCTGTTCTTCATTAACACTCTTAGAAAGCTTTATTTGTGTGAGAACTACATTTTTGGTGAAATTCCTGAGGAGATAGGAAATTTAACTTCACTAGAAGAACTAGTAATCTATAGTAATAATCTCACCAGTGCAATTCCTGCATCGATTAGTAAGTTGAGGCAGCTTAGAGTTATCAGGGCAGGCCATAATTCCCTTTCTGGTCCAATACCACCGGAAATCAGTGAGTGTGAGAGCTTAGAGGTTTTGGGGTTGGCACAAAATAGTTTAGAAGGTTTTCTACCAAGTGAGCTTGAGAAACTTAAGAATCTTACTGATTTGATCCTTTGGCAAAACCATTTGTCTGGTGAGATGCCTCCCACAATTGGAAATATCCGAAGTCTTGAGTTGCTTGCCTTgcatgaaaattcttttagtGGAGGGCTACCAAAAGAGCTTGGGAAGTTGTCCCggctaaaaaaattgtacattTACACCAATGAGTTGAATGGTACCATTCCTCACGAACTAGGGAACTGTACAAGTGCTGTCGAGATAGATCTTTCTGAAAATCAGTTGACTGGGTTCATCCCGAGAGAGTTGGGTCTGATTCCTAATCTCTGCTTGCTTCAACTATTTGAAAACATGCTTCAGGGAAGCATTCCTAGAGAGCTTGGTCAGTTGACACAACTTCATAAATTGGACTTGTCCATAAATAATCTGACGGGTACAATTCCTTTGGAGTTTCAGAACCTTACATATCTGGTGGATTTGCAACTTTTTGATAATCATCTCGAGGGAACTATCCCGCCTCACATTGGGGTCAACAGTCACCTCTCAGTACTTGACATGTCTATGAATAATCTTGATGGTAGCATACCTCCGCATCTTTGCATGTATCAGAAACTGATATTTTTGAGCCTTGGATCAAACAGATTGTCTGGAAACATTCCTCCTGGTCTAAAAACCTGCAAGTCTCTTATGCAGCTAATGCTAGGACAAAACCAGCTGACAGGAAGTCTTCCTATTGAGTTTTATAATCTTCAAAACCTCTCTGCTCTGGAACTTTATCAGAACCGATTCTCTGGACTAATACCCCCAGAGATTGGCAAACTTCGGAATTTAGAGAGGTTGCATTTGTCAGAAAACTATTTCGTTGGGTACATACCTTCTGAGGTCGGAAATCTGGAGCACCTCGTCACATTTAACATTTCTTCAAATAGCCTCTCTGGGACTATCCCCCATGAATTGGGAAATTGTGTAAATCTCCAGAGGCTTGATCTCAGTAGAAACCAGTTCACTGGCTCTGCTCCAGAAGAACTTGGACAGCTAGTGAATCTGGAACTCCTGAAGCTTTCTGACAACAAATTAACAGGAGCAATTCCAAGTTCCTTAGGAGGTCTGGCCCGACTCACAGAGTTACAAATGGGGGGAAACATTTTTTCTGGCAGCATTCCTGTTGCCTTGGGCCAGCTTACAGCTCTCCAGATTGCACTCAACATTTCCCATAATAATCTATCTGGTGTGATTCCTTATGAGTTGGGGAACTTGCAGATGTTGGAAGATCTCTACTTGGATGATAATCAGCTTACTGGTGAAATTCCTGCATCAATGGGTGAGCAGATGAGCCTCCTGGTCTGCAACCTTTCAAACAACAACCTGGTGGGAACAGTACCAAATACCACTGTATTTCGAAGGATAGATTCCTCAAATTTTGCTGGAAATAGGGGCTTGTGCATGCTAGGGTCAGATTGTCATCAACTGATGCCCCCTTCTCACACTCCTAAAAAAAACTGGATAAAAGGGGGTTCCACCAAGGAGAAATTAGTAAGCATCATTTCCGTCATTGTTGGGTTAATCTCTTTGTCTTTTATCATAGGCATTTCTTGGGCTATGAAGTGCCGCAAGCCTGCATTTGTTCCACTGGAAGAACAGAAAAATCCTGAAGTTATAGATAACTATTACTTCCCCAAGGAAGGCTTTAAATACCACAATCTTTTGGAAGCGACTGGCAATTTTTCAGAAAGTGCTGTTATAGGAAGGGGAGCTTGTGGCACTGTATACAAGGCTACTCTGGCTAATGGTGAGGTGATTGCCGTCAAGAAGATCAAGTTGCGTGGTGAAGGAGCAACTGCTGACAACAGTTTCCTTGCGGAGATATCAACCCTCGGAAAGATTAGACACCGTAATATTGTGAAACTCTTTGGCTTCTGCTACCACCAGGACTCTAATCTTCTCCTTTACGAGTACATGGAAAATGGAAGTCTCGGAGAACAGCTTCATGGTAATAAGCAAACATGTTTGCTGGACTGGGATGCTCGATATAGAATTGCTCTTGGGGCAGCAGAGGGTCTGTGCTATCTTCATTATGATTGTAGGCCTCACATCATTCACCGGGATATAAAGTCAAACAACATTTTATTGGATGAAGAATTTCAAGCTCATGTCGGAGACTTTGGCTTGGCCAAGTTAATTGACTTGCCCTACTCAAAATCCATGTCTGCAATTGCAGGTTCATATGGCTACATTGCCCCAG AGTATGCTTACACAATGAAAGTGACAGAGAAGTGTGACATCTACAGTTTTGGGGTTGTTCTGTTGGAACTAATAACTGGGAAGTCTCCTGTTCAATCTCTAGAGCTGGGAGGTGATCTTGTCACTTGGGTGAGAAGATCAATTCATGAAATGGTGCCCACCTCGgaattatttgacaaaagGTTGGATCTGAGTGCAAAAAGGACAGTTGAGGAGATGACATTATTTCTGAAGATTGCATTGTTCTGCAGCAGCACTTCACCGCTTAATAGGCCAACTATGAGAGAGGTCATTGCAATGATGATTGATGCTAGGCAGTCTGTGAGTGATTACCCGTCTTCGCCAACATCAGAAACTCCTTTAGAAGCAGATGCTTCTTCTAGAG ATTCTATTGCACCGTAA